The genomic region TGTCGGACACAAAGTGGAAGCCCAGTTCTTTGAACGTGGGGACTTCTTTGACCATGTCGTGCCGCTTTTCTGCGGCGATGCCCAGCGGCCGCAACTTATCGAGGCTGCGCATCATGTCATTGAGGTTGCCGATGATGGCGTCCACATGCCCGCCCAGGAGGGCCACGTTCTGGTCAGCCGACCCCTGGAAGGGCACCGGCGTGACGGTGATGCCGAGGACATCCTGCATTTTCAGCAAGGCCATGTGGTGACCGGTAAAGGTGCCCACGATGCCGACGGTCATTTTCCCCTCCCGCTTCTTGGCCTCGGCGATGAATCCCTTGACATCCTCGATGCGGCTTTCCTTATTGACGATGAGCATCTGAGGATCATTGACGACCTGAGCGATGTGGATAAAATCATCCTTCTTGAAGGTGGCCTGCGGGCTGAGGGACTGAAGGATGAAGTGGGGCGCATTGATCCCTCCGATCGTATAACCGTCGGGACGGGCCCGGGCGATCTCGGTAAACCCAACCTGGCCGCCGGCGCCTACCTTATACTCAAAGGCGAGGGGCTGGTTAAACTGTTTCTTCCAGTACTTTTCGACGATCCGCGCCTGCACGTCGCTGGAGCCGCCAGCGGTAAACGCGATGATTAAGGACACTGGTTTGTTGGGATAGGCGCCGGAAGCGCCGCTGCCTGCCCCGGCAGTCCCTTTGGCGCAGCCGCCCAGCGTCAGAACAAAGGCCAGCAATACGGTTATGCCCACTATCTTTTGCAGCCTGGAAAAAGCCATTGGCTCTCCCTCCAATCTAACGATTATTTACCCCTTCAACCCATCAACTCTCCTCACTGACCACGGGAGGACCGCCGCCGCCGGTTTTTTTGTAGCGTCCATAGAGGGAGAGCGCGGTAAGGGAAAAAGCCAGCACCAGCAAGGCCAGGCTGATGGGCCGCTGAAAGAGGATGCTCAGGCTTCCTTCCCCCATGCTGAGCGTCTGTTTCAGCGACGTTTCCAACATGCCGGCGAGAACAGTCGTCAAGATGAGGGGCGCGGCAGGCATTTCGATCTTGCGCATCCACCAACCGAGCAGACCGAAGAACAGGGCGATCCAGACATCCATGAGTTTATTGCGCACGCTGTACGCGCCGATGAATGAACTAACCAGCACGACCGGGGCCAACAGCGGGTAGGGAACCCGGACCAGCCGTGCCCAGAGACCGACCAGAGGCAGATTAAGCACCACAAGGATGACGTTGCCGATATACATGGAGGCGATGATCGCCCAGACGAGGTCAGCGTTCTTTTCAAACAGCGTCGGCCCCGGCTGCAACCCGTACATCATAAACCCGCCGAGCAGCACCGCCAAGGCAGGCCCGGAGGGGATGCCGAAGGAAAAGAGCGGGACAAAACCGCCGCTGGTGGTGGCGTTGTTGGCGCCTTCCGGGGCAGCCACGCCCACCAGGCTGCCCTGACCGAATTCCTCGGCGTCTTTGGCCAGGCGCTTTTCGGCGTCATAGGCGACAAAGGCGGTCACAGCGGGACTGCAGCCCGGCAGGAGCCCGAGAAAAAAGCCGATGCCGGTGGACCGGAGCATGGCTGGCAAGGTCTGCCGGATATCGTCCCAGGTTGGCATGAGACCGGTCAGTTTGGCCGTATAGACCTGGACAGCCGGGTTTTCCACGTTGGAGAGGATTTCGGCGACGGCAAAAAGGCCGATGACAACACTGATGAAGTCAATGCCGGACATGAGATCCACCTGGCCAAAGGTGAATCGCGACACGCCGGTGATGGGATCCATGCCGACCATGGCTACCAGAAAGCCGAGGAGCGCCGAAATCAGCCCCTTGATGATCGAGCGCCCCGTCAGGTTGACGACGACGCTCAAGGCCAAGCACATGAGCGCCACATATTCGGGCGGACCGAAGCGGAGCGCCCAGCCGGCAAGAGCGGGGGCAAAAAAGGTGAGTCCGATCAAACTCAGCGTTCCGGCGACGAAAGAAGAGATGGCGGCAATGGCCAATGCCGGTCCCGCCCGCCCCTTTCGCGCCAGCGCATAGCCGTCCATCGCCGTGGGCACCGAAGCGACCTCGCCGGGGATGTTGACGAGGATGGCTGTGGTGGATCCACCGTACATAGCCCCGTAATAAATCCCGCAGAGCATGATGATGGCGGGCGCCGGGTCGAGGATAAGCGTCAAGGGTAAAAGCATGGCGATGCCCGATGTGGGGCCGAGGCCCGGCAACACACCGACGAGCGTCCCTAGCAGGCAGCCGAGAAAGGCAAAAAACAAATTGCCGGGTGTCAGGGCGTCGGCAAAGCCGTGGAGCAACGGCGTCATATATTCCACCGGCTTCGCCTCCTCACATGAGATCGAAGAGATTAAAAACCGCTCCAACCGCCCGGCAACGGCATGGTGAGCAGCTCTCGAAAAACGAGGATAGCGATTGCGCCAACGAGCACTCCATAGAGCAGACACCGCCATAGGGCGTACCGGCCGAGGCGGCGGGCGAGAATCGCCACCAAGCCGACGGTTGCGCTGCCGAATCCCAGGAGGTCAATCGCCAGCACATATATGGCCAAGGTCAGAAACAGTTCCGTTACGGCCAACGCTTCCCCTTTTGCCAGAAGCGGCTCTTGCCGGTCAGGCGCCTTCTGACTCTTCGCCTGAAGAATCTTTGCCTGAAGGTTTTGCTCCTGATCATCCTGCGCCAAGGGGTCCTCTAACTGCGCCTGTGGGCCGTTCCCTGCTTGCCCATCCTGTTGCTGCGTCTTACGAACGAAGCCACTTCGAAGCGATCGCGCAATCAGCAGAACCGATAAGCAGGCCAGCGCCGTTCCGATCCACAAAGGCAATACCCCCGGCCCCATGCCGGATCCAACCACCCCCTGCGGCATTGCCAAAGCGGAGACGACGGCAGCCAGGGCTAACAGGAAAATTGCGAGGGCCGATGTCAGTTCGGCCTGCCACATATGTATCACCCGCCAAATCCCATTCCCTACAATGTCCCACAGCCTCTATTTCCGCTGCCCCCAAGTCCCCGCTACCTGCCAACCAGCTACGTCTCGCCCACGCGCCTCAGACCGGCTCCTAGGTTTTCTTGTTCAAACCGTATTTTTCAATCAATCCTTTGGCTTCGACGAAGTAGCGGTCGCAATAGGCCGTAAAGTCCTCGCCGGAGAGGTACTCAGACGGCTGTCCGATCTTCTCCATCTCTTCCTGGTAACCGGCGTCCTGGCAGATTTTCCGGAATCCCTCGCGCAGCCGCGCCACTGTCTCGGCATCGGTTCCGGCCGGCACGGAAAATCCGCGCCGGATATCGGAGGTGAAGTCGTAGCCCAGTTCCTTGAAGGTCGGAACGTTGCGGATCACGGAATGGCGCTTTTCCGATGCGATGGCGAGCATGCGGATCTTATCCATCCCGCGCATGACGTCATTCAGGTTGCCGATGATCGCGTCCACCTTCCCCTCCAAAAGCGCCTTCGTCTGATCGGCAGCGCCTTCAAAAGGGACAGCCGTGAAAGATAACCCCATGATATCTTGCATCTTAAGCATCGCCAGGTGATGACCGGAAAGCGCGCCAACGACGCCGATCGACATCTGACCCTTTTTTTGCTTTGCTTCGGCGATAAACTCATTGAGACTGCCGATGGAACTGGACTTATTGACAATGAGCAACTGGGGGTCGTTGACGACTTGCGCGATGTGGATGAAATCATCCTTTTTGAAGGTCGCCTTGGCGCCCAGCGACTGCAAGAGAATGTGGGGCACGTTGACGCCGCCGATGGTGTAACCGTCTGGCGACGCTTTGGCGATGGCGGTGAAGCCGACTTGGCCGCCGGATCCCGTCTTATATTCGATGGCCACCGGTTGGTTAAAGTACTTTCTCCAGTACTTTTCCACGATTTTGGCTTGCACGTCGCTGGATCCGCCGGCCGGGAAGGCGATGATCATGGTGACCGGCTGATCGGGGTACCCGCCGGACGTCTTTTTTGCGCCGAACTGCTCGCAACCCGTGAGCACAATCGCAAGCAACAACAGGGCTACAGGCATAAACCGCGGCAACATCCTCAGCACCGTCTTTCTCACGGACTTCCCTCCCACGATTCTTCAGAACCTAACCTACATTTTTGCATTGTGTAGAGCCGGTTTTTCAGTGGCTGTCCAGAAGTTCTCCTACCGCTGTCGAGAAGTCTCCTCCCACTCTCCAGAAGCCTCTTGCCACCCTGCAAAACCTCTCCAAACAGTGTCCAAAATATCTCGACCACTATCCAATACTTCTAAGTAGATGTTAAAATTCCTTCTATTGTTATCCGATTTATCCCATCCATTAAACGACAAAAACCGGGGGTTTGAAGTAACCTTCCATCCTCACGCAACCGGGCAACGAAACAGACGGTTGCTTGTCCACTGGGACAGCAGTAGAAAAACGCTTCCTGGACTCAGCAAAACCACCAACGAGAGCCTGTTTCAGGAGGATGAACAGGCTACTTATTATATATGAGAAAACAAATGTTTTAGCACAAAAGAATAGCCCCCATTACCGCATGTTTCGGGGACGGATAGGCGGCTTGTGGCATTCCCTCAACTGTCGCACATGCGATCATGGCGACCCTCCCGACTATACCGTTTTTTTGTTGTAGGCTTTCCTCTTCTTGCCATAGCCGCCCGGAATTGGGACCCCGGTTCTATTCCCCTTTGTCCCCTCAGGGACTACAGTTATTACAAAATAAACATTTTACGGGTGATGACATGCGGATCGTATCGGTGAGCAATCTCAAAGTGGGCGATGTCCTGGCCAAAAACATCTATGCCAGCGATGGCCGGGTCCTGCTCAGCCAAGGGGTTGCCCTGACGAGCGGTTATATCGCCCGCATGGTCAACCTGGGCGTCTCGAAGGTTTACATCCAAGACAAGCAACTGGCCGACGTCTCGATTGAAGAGCCCTTGACGGACAAGACGCGAAATGCCGCCATCCAGATTCTTGAGGACATCACCGACACCATCCCCGTCAAAAAAGACGGGCTAATGACGCTCAACAAGGATGAACTCGATCGGGTCAGCAACAAATTCAATTCGGCGCGCTACATCGGCGTCGTCAAAGAGATCGTCAGCGAGTTGATCGGCAATATGGATGTCATGATCCACCTCGCCGATATGCGGGAGCGCTCCGACTTCCTCTTCACCCATTCGGTGACGACAACCGTCCTGTCCACGTTGTGCGGCCTCGGCATGGGCCTTACCCGCAAACAACTGGACGAACTGGCGACAGGTTGCCTGCTCCATGACATCGGTTTCACCGTCATCCAGCCGGAACTGCTCCGCAAACCGATCAACACGATCACCCCCGAAGAGGCAGCGCTCTTTCGCAAGCATTCCGCCGTCGGCCTGGCGATCATGAAAAAACTGCCCGGCATCAGCATCCCGTCGGCCTATGTGGCCAGCCAGCATCACGAGTTGGTGGACGGCACGGGGTTTCCCAACGGGCTGAAGGGCGATCAGATCCACCTCTATTCGCGCATCCTCGCCGTATCCGACTTCTTCGACAACCTGATCAGCGGCAAGGCCGGGAAAAGGCTGCTGCCCCACCAGGCCTACGAGGTCGTCCTGGCCCAAGCAGGCACGAAGTTCGACCTCAACGTGGTCACCTCCTTCGTCCGCCATATCGCCCTCTACCCGAACGGCAGCACGGTGTTGTTGACGACGAACGAAACAGGCGTCGTCGTCCGTCAGACCTCCTCCCCGGCCCGCCCGGTGGTCCGCGTCTTCCGCAAGCGGGTCAGCGGCGACGATGTCGATTTTAAGGAGTATGACATGACGAAGGAATTGACGATATTTATCAAAGAGGTCATTGACTGACAGCGCGTATCCGCGAGCGAAATTTTCCTCGTTTATTGCATGCGAAAACCCCGCCCGCAGCTACCTGAGCTGCACCGGCGGGGTTGCTTGTTCTGCGAAAGGCCTTCTTCACGGTAAAGGGATGCTCACTGAGATGCTTTCTCCGCCAATATCAAATGCTGATGTTCAAGCGGAACCAGCCGCACGTTTTCGTATCTTTTCTCTTCCTCCAGCCACTGTCTGTACTGGTCCATCGTCCAGGTCCCGCCCGTCTTCGTGTTGACAAGCATGTTGACGGCAAACATGGCCGCCATGGGACTGACGGCGCGGACAAAATCGAGGATGGCGATGCGGCCACCGGGTTTCAGCGCGGCGTGGACCCGCCGGAAGAGGGCGAGGTTTTCCTTGGGGCCGTAGATGTGGGAGATGTTCCCCAGAAAGGCGAGATCAAAGGGGCCTTCGACGACGGACTCGGTAAAGTCGATGGGCGCGAAACGAATCGTCTCTCCCGGCGCCAGTTGTTTCTCCATCAACTGGCAGACCTCGGGCGTATCCTGCACCGTCACGATGCATCCTTCGGCGGCGAAGGGACGGGCGTAGTTCAAGGGGCCGCCGCCTAGATCGAGTACGGTTAGCCCGGAGGGGGTTAGACCTTCAAGACAAGGCCGGATCACCGAAACAGCCGATTTGGCGTTTTTCTTCATGGCGGCCATGAAGCCCTGGATGTCCAGTTCCTCCTGGTCCCGCTCCGCAGGCTGGCCCTTGCGCAGCACCTCGGGGATTTGGGACCAACTGCGGATGACATTGAAGGTGTGGATGAGGGCGTGCCCGATGTAGTTTTCACTGTTTTCCAGGAAGAACAACTGCTCGGCTGCTTCCGTCAAGGCCAGCTTTCCATCGCCTGCGCATGACGCAGCCAGGTCGGATGGCATACCAGACTTGACTGATTCGGATGACGGACTCGGCTCGGCTATCTCGATCAGGTATCCCAGCGACTTTAATGCCTCGATGACCGTCCAGAGGGCGCGAACATCGAGGTTGCGCCGCTCGGCCAGTTCGGTCAGGGACATGGGCGTTTCATAGAGGGTGTCGAAGATGCCGGTCTTAAAGGCGGCGCCGACGAGGAGCAGTTCGTTGGGAGCGGCAATCGGTTGGGCCAAGGTTGGCATGGGACGGCCTCCTCTTTCGCATACTTTTCTAGATTATACCTTAAACCCAGCCACGATCCCCTGCATCTCCTCGCTCAATTTGGCCAGCATCTGAGCAGAAGCAGCCACTTCCTCCATCGCAGCCGATTGCTCTTGAATCCGGGCAGCCATCTGCTCCGTGCCGGCAGCGGCTTCCCGGGCCACACCGGCAATCGCCGTAACAGACTGCACAGCCTTCTCGGCGCCTTCCGTGATCTGCCGGGTCGCGCCGGACACGCTCTCGATCTGCGCCACCACCCGGTTCACATCAGCCGCGATGGTGTCAAAAGCCCTCCCCGCCGCGTCCACCGACGCGGCGCCGGCGGCCACCTCGCCTTTGTTTACGTTCATCGCCGCAATGGCTTGAGCGGTTTGCCCTTGAACACTGTCAATCAAGCCGGCGATCTGCTCGGCTGAAGCGGCCGACTGTTCCGCCAGTTTGCGCACCTCTTCGGCCACTACGGCAAAACCCCGTCCCTGCTCGCCGGCCCGGGCCGCTTCGATGGCCGCATTCAAGGCCAGCAGGTTCGTCTGGGCGGCGATGGCTTTGATCGCCTCCACAATCTGGCTGATCTCCTGCGATTGCTCGCCGAGCGCCGTAATCACGTCGCCCATCTGGATGGTCGTCTCCTGGACCTTCCGGATTTTGCGCACGGCTTCACCGGCCTGGATACTCCCGGCCTGAGCCGTTTCAGCCGCTTTTTCCCCGCCCTGACTCGCCGTTTCCACATTCCGGTCCACCAAGAGGATGTTTTCGCACACCTGCCGGATGACTTCGTGCGTCTCATCGACGGCTTTCGCCTGCTTGCCGGCGCCTTTGGCCATATGGCTTACCGTCCCGGCGATATCGGCGTTAAAGGCTGCCGTCTCCTGGGTCGTCGCCGACAGTTGCTGACTCGTGGCCGCGAGGTTTTCTGCCGAGTCGAACACCTGCCGCACAATTTGCTGCAGCGACATCGTCATCCTGTTAAACGCTTCGGTCAGTTGACCCAATTCATCCTTGGAGGTGACGGGCAACTGGCGGGTCAGATCACCGGCTGCCACCGCCGTGGCCCCTTCCAGCATGACGTTGACAGCTGCGCTGATGCGTCCGGCAAACGAAATGGCCAGCCCGATGCCGAGCAACGCCGCCAGTCCAAAGCCGACAAAGGACGCCGTGACAGCCTGGGCGAAGAAGCTTTTGCTTTCCTTCTCGGCCTCGTTGGCTTCGTCGGCATAGGCCTCGATGTACTCGTCAGCCAACTGCATAAATCGGCTTCTCGCCCGATCCGTGTCTTCGTCTATACGCTGGTACTGTTCGGCCATGTCAGCAGGGGACAAACTCGCCCGTTGTTCATAGACGGCGACGACGCGATTGAACTGCTTCAGGTACTCTTCACCGGTAGCTTTCAGTTCCTTCCCCCAACTGCGCTCTTCCTCCGTGTCCGCCTGGGCGATCACCTTGTCGATGAGTTCTCGAAACAACACAGCATCCTTCTGATACTGCGTGATCGTGTCAGCGCGGTGATTGATGATCAGATCGGATTGACTCGTGGAGAGCATGCCCACACAGGTCTTCATTTGGGTGGCGATAGTCTCATCCTGCATTCGCCTCATCTGCGTGTCTTGCGCGCATTTGATCGCTTGCAACATCGTGTAGTTGAAGAAGGCGGAAGCGGAAAAAATCAGCAACAGGGCCGTAAATCCAGCGAGGAGCTTTACTTTCAGAGAAATGTCTCGAAAACTCATCTCGATCCTCCTTTTCATCATCGCGTCCAAGACAAGATTTACACATATATATATCCGCTATAAACGTTCCTTGCTTCATTCCCGTGCTATATCAAAAGTTTAAATGAAAACGACAAATGTCTTTCAATACACTGCAGGATGTCGCCGACTATATTTTCATGTTATGAAAAATGCTTCTTTTCGTTCTCGCATTTTGACATAGCAGAGTCTTTGTTACGGTTTGATTGTACGAAAAAAAGGAACAAGCAATTTTTACATTATTCTCGTTAGGGGGAATGTCGTTTGTTGTCGGTATATTGTAAAATCTATCTTATTCATTAAAAGAGTCTCTCAGTTAAATGGATATCCTGAAACATTACTGGAAAAGATAAAAGGCGACGATTTAAGGACGGCCTAACAGAACACTGCAAAGTGCCCCTTTTCAGCAACGCATAAGGGAGGACTACGATGAAACATCTCATCCTCTTTGCCCACCCCAACCCCAAAAGCTTCAACACGGCGATTTTGAAGACGACCGTGAAGGTGCTCGAAGGCAAAGGCCACCAGGTTACCGTGCGAAATCTCTATGAGATGCATTTTGACCCCGTACTGAAGGGTACTGATTTCGAGGTGTTCCATTCCGGCAAGAAACCACCCGATGTGGAGCAGGAGCACGATCTCATCGCTGCGGCCGATGGTATCACCATGATCTATCCGATCTGGTGGTCCGGGATGCCGGCCCTCTTGAAGGGCTACATCGATCGGGTCTTCTCCTACGGCTTCGCCTACCGGTATAATGACGAGGGCGTACCGGTGGGGATGCTGTCCGGCAAAAAGGGATTGATCATCAACACGCTGGGGAGCACGACGGAATATTATGATTCGATCGGCATGACCGAGGCGGTAAAAAAGACAACCGACACAAGCATCTTCGGTTTTTGCGGAATGGAACCAGTGGGGCATCTCTTCTTTGGCGCTGTGCCAGCGGTCGATGACGCAACGCGGCAGGGCATGCAGAAGACATTGACGGAGAAATTAGACGGGTTGTTCTAGACCACAACGGTTGCCGGAATGTGAAAAAGCAGTCCGCAGGTTTCCCTGCGGGCTGCTTTTTCTTTTCGAGTTATTTTGTTTTACTTAATATTCGGCTGGCCGAAACTTGGTCTGCCCGGGTTTCTACTTAAATTCCTCGTAGCAAACCAAGTCCTCTATCGGTTTGCGCGCCTTATCGTGGCGCTCAGGGGATGGCCCTTCCTCCGCCGCATAGCCGAAGGCGAGGATATTGACGGCTTCATATTCGTCTGGTATTTGAAACTCCTCCCGCAACACAGCCGGATTGAAGTAGCAAATCCAAACCGTATTCACACCCAGTTCCGTCGCCTGCAGCATCATATGGTCGGTGACAATGCTCGCATCAATATCCAAGATGTTCTTTTGATCAAAGGGACGCACCCATACCTTGCGATGATCGCCACAGACGACGACGGCCAGCGGCGCGCCGTAGATGTTGGCCGCTTTTTTGAGTTTTTCCAGTCCTTCCGCCTCTTGAATGACGAGCAGTTTGAAGGGCTGCCTGTTGGCGCCGGTGGGGGCGATCCTCGCCGGATGATACAGTTCAAAAACAACGTTTTCAACTGCACCATGGAATTGGCCATCGAGTTGATCGGCGGCCGTTATAAGGCGCTGATCTTATGGCATCTTTTAGACAGGACGTTGCGCTTCAACGAACTGCGGCGGTTGATCCCCCATGCCACGCAAAAAATGCTGACCCAGCAGTTGCGCAGCCTGGAGGAAGACGGCTTGATCATACGAAAGGTCTACGCCGAGGTTCCTCCGAAGGTAGAGTATTCCCTATCCCAGTCCGGCAAAAACCTGAAGCCGGTATTAGAAGCCATGTGCCAATTTGGGAGGACCTATGTTGAGGAGCAGGGGCTGAAGTCCAATTGATCTCTCATTGGGCTACGACATGACGAAGGAATTGACCCTGTTTATTAAAGAAGTGATCGACTGACGGAAAGAAAAAACGATGCCGGGGAGACCGTTGGGTTCCCGGCATCGTTTTTTCTTCGCCATGGGTCGAGCGTTTACTTCGGCGGCTGTGCTTGCCGTTTTCCGGCAAGCTCCCGGTCAATCATGAAGATTCCTCCAGGTGATCCTTCGACGAGTTTTAGCTTGCCGATGATATCTTCTGATTGCGCCACTTCGTCAACCTGCTCTACTAGAAAGTTCTGGAGGATGGCCTGGCCCTGGACATCCCGTTGCTGCAAAGCCACGTCATAGGCTTGCTGGTAGGTGCTTGTCACATAACGCTCATGTTCCAGCACTGCTTGCCATGCTTGCAAAGGGGTTCCAAAGTCGACCGGTTGTTGCGGAAGCGCTGGGATGATCGGCACCCCGCCTCTGTCCAAAAGATGTCGGATCAGTAGATTGGCATGCGCCAATTCTTCATTGTGCTGCGCCATTACCCAGGTGGAAAAGCCCTTCAGCTTCAGGCGATCAAAATAATTCGCGATCGCCAGATATAGAAAGGCCGAATTCAAGTCTACCTGGATCTGTCGATTAAAGATTTGTTGCATCGTCGGACTTATCATGAAGTCCCCTCCTTCCGCCGGGATATCTTATGCATGACAGGACATCCGGTTAACGGACGACGTTGATTTTCCAGCCGCCGGCACAAAAAAACGGCGACCTGAATACCCTTCAACGAAGCGAAATGCAAGGGTTGAGGGGTTGAGATCGCATGTATCAACCGAGCGATATGCATCTGGAATGTTGTCAAAGCATCTGGAAATTACACTACTACACCAGCCTGATGTGCCATGAACCCTGCCCCTATCGCAGACGCCTCTTGCTGCGACAGATCCAGGGCGTGACGCAAGGCCTTGCTGCTTTGGTCAGCGCAGTCTGTTCGAACCGAGTCCCATCTGCCACGCCCCATCCCGACAATCAGATCCATCAGACGGTAATCCCCAAGCGGGAGTTGGGCAGGTATGACGGAAGAAACGGCGCTCCTGCCTATGTGGCGGTCAATACCATCGTCTACGATGTCACGAACGATCCGGCGTGGGCGGCAGGAAGCCATTTCGGACTCACGGCGGGCCGAGACCTGTCCGGGCAGTACAGCGCATGTCACGGAGGTCAGCCAATCTTGGAAAAGCTGCCCGTGGCGGGGCGTTTGGGCGGCTGACATCGCCTTCTTAAGCGCTTTCGCTCTCCTCCCCCTTCTCCATGGTGACCCCCAGTTTCCGCACCAACCCGCCTACCGTCAGCCCCTGCACGACCAGCGAAAACAGCACGACCCCAAAAGTCATGACCAATACCTCCTGCCGTCCCGCGTACCCGACCGGCAAAGTCAGCGCCAGGGCAATCGAAAGGGAGCCTTTCAAGCCGCCCCAATTCAGCAGGTGCAGCCACCGCGCCGGCACCTGCGCCACGCCGCCGACCAGATAGACTGCCACAGCCCGGGCGATCAGCACCACCAGAACCGCCCCCACAATCCAGGGCAGCACCAGGATCTCTCGCGTCACCTCCAGGCCAACCAGAATGAAGACCATGGCATTGGCGATCAACGTGACCGTATCCAAAAAGACAGCGACGCTGTCTTTCGTCTTCTGGCTCATCCCCACCTGGGCGCCGTAATTGCCGACGATCAGCCCGGCCACGACAACGGCGATCACCCCGGACACATGAAAAGCCTCGGCGCCAAAATAGGCCCCGTAAAAGGCGGTCAGCACAAAGGCATTCTCCAAGGGGTAATCGTCATAGAATCGCGTCAGCGTCGACAGGACCAGACCGACGAGCGCCCCCACCGCGATCCCGCCGGCGATGACTTTGACGAACATCCCGGCGACACCTAGCACCCCGGCGCCGGCCATGGCCGAAAGACCGAGCGTCAGATTGAACAAGACGATGGCCACTCCGTCATTGAAGAGACTCTCGCCTTCCATGATGACGGACAACCGCTTGTCGACGCCCAGGCTCTTGAAGATCGAAAGCACTGACACGGGATCGGTCGCGCTCATCAGCGCCCCGAACAACAGGGCCAACTCCAGGGGCAACCCCAATCCGTAATACCCCAACAGGCCCACCACGCCGTAGGTCACCAGCGTCCCAACGCCCGCCAGCGCCAGAATCGGCCGCTTATGTTCCTGCAACTCCCGAAAGTTTAACTTAAAGGCCGCCTCGCCGATCAGCACCGGCAGGAAGATCGAAACGACGATGGTGACGAAGACCTGATCTTCCGTAAAAAAGTGCTTCAACTCGGGAAAGAACCCAAAGTCGGCCAGTCCAATGCCTAGCCCGACCAGCACCAGCGCGATCGGGTAGGGCTTTTTCGTTTTGTAAGCAAAGGCCGTCGAGAGAATGGCCACGGCGAACAGTAGGAAGGCCAATTCTGTTGTGTGGATCAAGGGGGGCGTCCTCCTTCGCTTTATGAGCCGCTCATTGCAACCGCATCGTCATTCTATTCTTTCAATTTGTTCTATCTTTTTTTCGCTATCTCCTTTTTCTGCCATAGATTCCTACCGGGTTTTCCCTTCCCACGCCCTAGCCGAGTGTGAACAACTGAAGGCGATCATGCAACCGGCCCGACCGTCTGCCCGGCACACTCGACCTGAGCCCCACTCTTTTCGAAATTCTTCTCTCGTGACGAAAAAATCATCCCCAGTTTCTGGGGATGATCTGCTGCTTCAGGCAACGGTGACCTCTTGCAAAATGACCTTATCATATTTTCTTGTTGTGAAGTAACATAATAACCCCACCAGCAGCATCAGTATCCCGGCGCAAACCATCCAATTGTTGACGCCGATGATCTCCGACACTGGCCCCGCGATAAACATGCCGATCGGCGCGGCAAAACTCATTACGCTGGTGACGAGCGATATTACTTTCCCCAGGTTTTCCTGCGGTATCGTTTTCTGAATGTAGGCGGTAAAGGGGATATGAGAACAC from Heliomicrobium undosum harbors:
- a CDS encoding tripartite tricarboxylate transporter substrate binding protein translates to MAFSRLQKIVGITVLLAFVLTLGGCAKGTAGAGSGASGAYPNKPVSLIIAFTAGGSSDVQARIVEKYWKKQFNQPLAFEYKVGAGGQVGFTEIARARPDGYTIGGINAPHFILQSLSPQATFKKDDFIHIAQVVNDPQMLIVNKESRIEDVKGFIAEAKKREGKMTVGIVGTFTGHHMALLKMQDVLGITVTPVPFQGSADQNVALLGGHVDAIIGNLNDMMRSLDKLRPLGIAAEKRHDMVKEVPTFKELGFHFVSDIRRGFSVPAGTDPAIVRTLREGFRNICKDPEYLKDMERIGQPAEYMSGEEFTAYCDQYYEEAKGLIEEYGLNRSK
- a CDS encoding tripartite tricarboxylate transporter permease, whose product is MTPLLHGFADALTPGNLFFAFLGCLLGTLVGVLPGLGPTSGIAMLLPLTLILDPAPAIIMLCGIYYGAMYGGSTTAILVNIPGEVASVPTAMDGYALARKGRAGPALAIAAISSFVAGTLSLIGLTFFAPALAGWALRFGPPEYVALMCLALSVVVNLTGRSIIKGLISALLGFLVAMVGMDPITGVSRFTFGQVDLMSGIDFISVVIGLFAVAEILSNVENPAVQVYTAKLTGLMPTWDDIRQTLPAMLRSTGIGFFLGLLPGCSPAVTAFVAYDAEKRLAKDAEEFGQGSLVGVAAPEGANNATTSGGFVPLFSFGIPSGPALAVLLGGFMMYGLQPGPTLFEKNADLVWAIIASMYIGNVILVVLNLPLVGLWARLVRVPYPLLAPVVLVSSFIGAYSVRNKLMDVWIALFFGLLGWWMRKIEMPAAPLILTTVLAGMLETSLKQTLSMGEGSLSILFQRPISLALLVLAFSLTALSLYGRYKKTGGGGPPVVSEES
- a CDS encoding tripartite tricarboxylate transporter TctB family protein is translated as MWQAELTSALAIFLLALAAVVSALAMPQGVVGSGMGPGVLPLWIGTALACLSVLLIARSLRSGFVRKTQQQDGQAGNGPQAQLEDPLAQDDQEQNLQAKILQAKSQKAPDRQEPLLAKGEALAVTELFLTLAIYVLAIDLLGFGSATVGLVAILARRLGRYALWRCLLYGVLVGAIAILVFRELLTMPLPGGWSGF
- a CDS encoding tripartite tricarboxylate transporter substrate binding protein — translated: MRKTVLRMLPRFMPVALLLLAIVLTGCEQFGAKKTSGGYPDQPVTMIIAFPAGGSSDVQAKIVEKYWRKYFNQPVAIEYKTGSGGQVGFTAIAKASPDGYTIGGVNVPHILLQSLGAKATFKKDDFIHIAQVVNDPQLLIVNKSSSIGSLNEFIAEAKQKKGQMSIGVVGALSGHHLAMLKMQDIMGLSFTAVPFEGAADQTKALLEGKVDAIIGNLNDVMRGMDKIRMLAIASEKRHSVIRNVPTFKELGYDFTSDIRRGFSVPAGTDAETVARLREGFRKICQDAGYQEEMEKIGQPSEYLSGEDFTAYCDRYFVEAKGLIEKYGLNKKT
- a CDS encoding HD-GYP domain-containing protein, which codes for MSNLKVGDVLAKNIYASDGRVLLSQGVALTSGYIARMVNLGVSKVYIQDKQLADVSIEEPLTDKTRNAAIQILEDITDTIPVKKDGLMTLNKDELDRVSNKFNSARYIGVVKEIVSELIGNMDVMIHLADMRERSDFLFTHSVTTTVLSTLCGLGMGLTRKQLDELATGCLLHDIGFTVIQPELLRKPINTITPEEAALFRKHSAVGLAIMKKLPGISIPSAYVASQHHELVDGTGFPNGLKGDQIHLYSRILAVSDFFDNLISGKAGKRLLPHQAYEVVLAQAGTKFDLNVVTSFVRHIALYPNGSTVLLTTNETGVVVRQTSSPARPVVRVFRKRVSGDDVDFKEYDMTKELTIFIKEVID
- a CDS encoding methyltransferase, whose protein sequence is MPTLAQPIAAPNELLLVGAAFKTGIFDTLYETPMSLTELAERRNLDVRALWTVIEALKSLGYLIEIAEPSPSSESVKSGMPSDLAASCAGDGKLALTEAAEQLFFLENSENYIGHALIHTFNVIRSWSQIPEVLRKGQPAERDQEELDIQGFMAAMKKNAKSAVSVIRPCLEGLTPSGLTVLDLGGGPLNYARPFAAEGCIVTVQDTPEVCQLMEKQLAPGETIRFAPIDFTESVVEGPFDLAFLGNISHIYGPKENLALFRRVHAALKPGGRIAILDFVRAVSPMAAMFAVNMLVNTKTGGTWTMDQYRQWLEEEKRYENVRLVPLEHQHLILAEKASQ